The DNA window TTGCCACGGCAACTGCAGCATAAGGCCGAGCCGTCAGGGGAGCAAGCAAAGAGGGAAGGAGGTGCACGCGGGCTAAAGCCACGACGTTCATCCACTGAGAAGCTTACCATCAACCTTACAAGGGAGTGTCGCACATGAGGAGGAGACTCGCCTTAGTTGGTATGATGCTGGCGGCGTGCGGTCTGGTCTTCGCCGGTACGACCGGCAAGATCGCGGGAGTGGTGACCGACGCCGAGACCGGCCAACCACTCCCAGGGGTGAACGTGGTTATCGAGGGCACGACAATGGGCGCCGCCACCGCCCTCGATGGTCACTACGTAATCCTCAACGTCCCACCTGGCGTCTACACCCTGCGCGCATCCATGATCGGCTACACCACTGTGACTGTCACCGACGTGCGGGTCAAGATCGACCTGACCACCACCGAGGATTTCAAGCTTTCGCCGGAGACCCTCATGGGCCAGGAAGTGGTGGTGGTGGCTGAACGTCCGGTGGTCCAGGTGGACGTGGCTGCCTCGCAAAAGAATGTCACTGCCAGCGAAATTACTGCTCTGCCAGTGGCCAAGGTGACCGATGCCATAGGTCTGCAGGCCGGCGTCACCTCTGGGCTGGGCATTCGTGGCAGCGGCGCCGACCAGGCCATCTTCATGGTCGACGGCGTGGTGCTGCGGGATGAACGCGACAACCGCCCAATTACTGGCGTGCCACTCAGTGCCGTGCGGGAGGTTTCGGTGCAAGTAGGTGGGTTTAGCGCCGAGTACACCAACGTCCGCTCCGGCGTGGTCAACGTGGTGACGCGGGAGGGCGACCCGAAAGGGTACAGCGGCACGGTCACATTCAAGATCAGGCCCCCCGGACCCAAACACTTTGGTATCTCCCCTTATGACCGCAATTCCTACTGGCTTCGTCCCTACCTGGACGATGCGGTCTGCTGGACGGGCACAAAGAACGGCGCCTGGGATGCCTACACCCAGCGGCAGTATCCAGAGTTTGACGGCTGGAACAAGATCTCGGTGCTCACCCTGCAGGACGACGACCCCAGCAATGACCTCACCCCCCAGGGGGCCCAACAAGTCTTCCTCTGGGAGCACCGCAAGCAGGGCGATATCAAAGATCCCGACTATCTGTTTGACGCCGGCTTCGGTGGCCCGGTGCCCTTGGTCGGCAAGTACTTGGGCAACCTTCGCTTCTTTGCCTCCGGCCGCCGCGAGGAGGAGCAGTACCTGATTGAGCTGTCTCGCAAATCCATCTTGGATCAAAGCTTCATGTTGCGGATGTCGTCGGACATAACGCCCAGCATGAAGCTTTCGTTTATCGGGCTCTACGGCGAGACGTACGCGGTCTCATCCAGCTTTTCGGGCGGTACTTCCTACTTCGAGACGGCCGAAGGAATCGCCGGGGAGATGACTACGGGCAGCTTCACCGTTCCCACGCGCTATTACACCAACATCTACTGGTCGCCGACCTCGCGCTTCTACCACACCGCCACGCTCAAGTTCACCCACGTGCTGAGCCCCAGCACCTTCTACGAGGTGCAATTGAAGCGGCAGGGCAAGAAGTACTACACGCGGCCGGGACGCTATCGGGACACATCGAAGCTGTACGAGGTGTTCCCCGGCTACTACTTGGATGAGCGGCCGTTTGGGTTCTCCGAGGAGCCGATCTTCGGCATCGACGGCGTGTTCATCATGGGTGGGCCGGTGAGCGTATCGCGGGACTACAGCCGCCTGGCAACCTACACGGCGCGCGCCGACCTCGTCAGCCAGGTGGATCGCCGCAATCAGGTCAAAGTCGGCACCGAGTTTGTCTACGACCAGTTCAAGATGTCCTTCGGCCAGTTCAACGCCTACCTGCCTGAGGGGAACACCTGGACGCGCGTCAACCAGAACCCCTTCCGCGGCACCTTCTACGTGACTGACAAGATTGAGTTCGAGGGCTTTATCTCCAACCTTGGTCTGGTGCTGGACTACAGCAACCCGAACGGCAACTGGTTTGATGTGGATGCCTACGACCGTGGCTTCTTCTCCCAGGCTTACCGGGAGGAGCGGGAGGCGCACTACAAGACCAAGAAAGCCGAGACGCGCTGGACGTTAAGCCCGCGCTTGGCCATTTCCCACCCGATTACGGCAAGCTCCAAGCTCTACTTCAACTATGGCCACTATCGGCAGATGCCGACCTCCGAGCGATTGTATCGGGTGCAGCGCTCGGCCATCAACGCCGTCGACTACTTCGGCGACCCCACTATCCCGTTGGCGAGGACGGTCTCCTACGAGCTGGGCTATGACCACGCCTTGGGCAGAGACTACCTCCTGCACCTGTCGGCTTACTACAAGGACATCACCGACGAGGAGTACTGGGTCCGCTATCTGAGTTTCGATGGCAAGGTCAACTACTACAAGCTGACCAACAATGCCTACGAGGACATCCGCGGCTTTGAGGTTGACCTCACTAAGCTGTGGGGGAGGTGGTTGACCGGGGACATCAACTACGAGTACCGGGTAGAGACCTCCGGGCAGTTCGGCCGGGGGTACATGTACGAGAACCCTGCCGACCAGCGCGAGTACGAGCGAAGGAACCCCGAGCAGTACAAGCCACGGCCACGGCCGCGCTTCAAGGCGTACGTGGACCTGCACACGCCTACCGACTATGGCCCGGCGCTCTTGGGGCAGAAGCTGTTGGGCGAGTGGCACCTCAACCTGGTCGGCCGCTGGACTGCCGGCAGCTGGTTTACCTGGAACCCGAACAACGTGCCCGGCGTCACCTACAACGTGCGGTGGAAGGATTACTACAACCTGGATTTGAAGCTCTCCAAGCTCTTC is part of the candidate division KSB1 bacterium genome and encodes:
- a CDS encoding TonB-dependent receptor, whose protein sequence is MRRRLALVGMMLAACGLVFAGTTGKIAGVVTDAETGQPLPGVNVVIEGTTMGAATALDGHYVILNVPPGVYTLRASMIGYTTVTVTDVRVKIDLTTTEDFKLSPETLMGQEVVVVAERPVVQVDVAASQKNVTASEITALPVAKVTDAIGLQAGVTSGLGIRGSGADQAIFMVDGVVLRDERDNRPITGVPLSAVREVSVQVGGFSAEYTNVRSGVVNVVTREGDPKGYSGTVTFKIRPPGPKHFGISPYDRNSYWLRPYLDDAVCWTGTKNGAWDAYTQRQYPEFDGWNKISVLTLQDDDPSNDLTPQGAQQVFLWEHRKQGDIKDPDYLFDAGFGGPVPLVGKYLGNLRFFASGRREEEQYLIELSRKSILDQSFMLRMSSDITPSMKLSFIGLYGETYAVSSSFSGGTSYFETAEGIAGEMTTGSFTVPTRYYTNIYWSPTSRFYHTATLKFTHVLSPSTFYEVQLKRQGKKYYTRPGRYRDTSKLYEVFPGYYLDERPFGFSEEPIFGIDGVFIMGGPVSVSRDYSRLATYTARADLVSQVDRRNQVKVGTEFVYDQFKMSFGQFNAYLPEGNTWTRVNQNPFRGTFYVTDKIEFEGFISNLGLVLDYSNPNGNWFDVDAYDRGFFSQAYREEREAHYKTKKAETRWTLSPRLAISHPITASSKLYFNYGHYRQMPTSERLYRVQRSAINAVDYFGDPTIPLARTVSYELGYDHALGRDYLLHLSAYYKDITDEEYWVRYLSFDGKVNYYKLTNNAYEDIRGFEVDLTKLWGRWLTGDINYEYRVETSGQFGRGYMYENPADQREYERRNPEQYKPRPRPRFKAYVDLHTPTDYGPALLGQKLLGEWHLNLVGRWTAGSWFTWNPNNVPGVTYNVRWKDYYNLDLKLSKLFPIGRFDVKLFVDIYNVFNIKRFSGVSHVDVFDYNYYMQSLHLPKDIGDPLGYSYIPGNDRPGDYRKDGVAFQPMEAVSDMKDIRKLDPHVIYYDLSRKNYFECIGGQWVMVPEPKIKKLLDDKAYIDMPNQAHFTFLNPRSVFFGITIDFRL